The following coding sequences are from one Mycoplasma tullyi window:
- the nrdF gene encoding class 1b ribonucleoside-diphosphate reductase subunit beta, with protein sequence MSNNNKYYDKSFSPLGYVANGQKGVMRSINWNVINDPKDLEVWTRVTQNFWLPEKIPVSNDLKSWNEMTPEWKQLLTRTFTGLTLLDTIQCTLGDIAQIPYSLTDHEQFIYANFSFMVGVHARSYGTIFSTLNTSDEIEEAHEWVINNEKLQARAKFLVPYYTSNDPLKSKIAAALMPGFLLYGGFYLPFYLAARGKLPNTSDIIRLILRDKVLHNYYSGYKYRVKVSKLPKEKQEEYKEFVFDILYKLIELEKDFLRDLYDGFGLADEAIAFSLYNAGKFLQNCGYESPFTPEETKISPEVFAQLSARADENHDFFSGNGSSYIMGVTEETEDDDWEF encoded by the coding sequence ATGTCAAATAACAACAAATATTATGATAAATCATTTAGCCCTTTAGGCTATGTTGCTAATGGACAAAAGGGTGTTATGCGTTCAATCAATTGGAACGTAATTAATGATCCAAAGGATTTAGAAGTTTGAACAAGAGTTACGCAAAACTTCTGATTACCTGAAAAGATACCTGTTTCAAACGACTTAAAGTCGTGAAATGAAATGACTCCCGAATGAAAGCAGTTGTTAACTAGAACGTTTACGGGATTAACGCTTTTAGACACAATCCAGTGTACTCTTGGTGATATTGCTCAAATTCCTTATTCACTAACTGATCATGAACAGTTTATTTATGCAAACTTTTCGTTCATGGTGGGTGTTCATGCACGCAGTTATGGAACGATCTTCTCAACACTTAATACAAGTGATGAAATTGAAGAAGCTCATGAATGAGTAATTAACAATGAAAAATTACAAGCAAGAGCTAAATTCTTAGTTCCTTATTACACTTCAAATGATCCTTTGAAATCTAAAATTGCAGCTGCTTTAATGCCTGGGTTCTTATTATATGGTGGTTTTTACTTACCGTTTTATCTAGCTGCTAGAGGTAAATTACCTAACACCAGTGACATTATTCGACTAATTTTAAGAGACAAAGTTCTTCATAACTACTATTCAGGATACAAGTACCGTGTTAAAGTATCAAAATTACCTAAAGAAAAACAAGAAGAATACAAGGAATTCGTTTTTGACATTTTATATAAACTAATCGAATTAGAAAAAGACTTCTTAAGAGATCTATACGACGGTTTTGGTTTAGCTGATGAAGCAATTGCATTCAGTTTATATAACGCTGGTAAGTTCTTACAAAACTGTGGGTATGAATCTCCGTTCACTCCAGAAGAAACAAAAATCTCACCAGAAGTTTTTGCGCAATTATCAGCTAGAGCTGATGAAAACCACGATTTCTTCAGTGGTAATGGGAGCTCATACATCATGGGTGTAACTGAAGAAACTGAAGATGACGACTGGGAGTTCTAA
- the phoU gene encoding phosphate signaling complex protein PhoU, producing MSRNYKSLKYSEQELISKFYEYIDHGIEIHEKLLQALNNYRNQESYKDILEEIFKMEKHSNIKQADLLDDSTWTISKEQPQASHLRFIIAIISSSNDIERICDYANNVAKFLLKNDNISPQKLDAIIDLQENALTNYKDVIAHLKEYDAEDTYKFADIRQQEFESKYKRYLKNFKKYDVNSEDELQLNLLIDTILVIKNIERINDHLVNIVEYFVYIKESSFFFDKKI from the coding sequence ATGTCAAGAAATTACAAATCACTAAAATACTCAGAACAAGAATTAATTAGCAAATTCTATGAATATATCGATCATGGAATTGAAATCCATGAAAAATTATTACAAGCTTTAAATAATTATAGAAACCAGGAATCTTATAAAGATATCTTAGAAGAGATCTTTAAGATGGAAAAGCATTCCAATATTAAACAAGCGGATCTATTGGATGATTCAACTTGAACGATTTCTAAAGAACAGCCACAAGCTTCACATCTAAGATTTATTATTGCGATCATCTCATCATCAAATGATATCGAAAGAATCTGTGACTATGCTAATAATGTTGCTAAATTCTTACTTAAAAACGATAATATCTCACCACAAAAGTTAGATGCTATTATTGATCTACAAGAAAACGCATTGACCAATTACAAAGATGTTATTGCTCATCTAAAAGAATATGATGCTGAAGATACTTACAAGTTTGCTGATATCAGACAACAAGAGTTCGAATCTAAATATAAGAGATATCTAAAGAACTTTAAAAAATATGATGTAAATTCTGAAGATGAATTACAACTAAATTTATTAATCGATACGATCCTAGTAATTAAAAATATCGAAAGAATTAATGACCATTTGGTAAATATTGTTGAGTATTTCGTATATATAAAAGAATCATCATTCTTCTTTGATAAGAAAATTTAA
- the uvrB gene encoding excinuclease ABC subunit UvrB: MNLSSDKLDKNYYMAEKKFKLVSKNKPAGHQPEAIKQLVEGVNKNKKYQTLLGATGTGKTFTIANVIEKTQKKTLILAHNKTLAAQLYLEFKELFPNNAVEYFVSYFDFYQPEAYIPRTDMYIEKSSVTNDEIEMLRLATLNSLSTRNDVIVVASVACIYPAANPEDFDIYRIILKVGNTLKLSDLKENLVRLNYARSTECNEPGTFRIKGDVVDIFPGYVNDHIIRLSFFGDELEEIRKIHPTDSSVIQKYTSYVLGPANEYILNFERKDTAIKRIQEELMFRVQDFKNQQKLVEAQRLQQRTEYDIDAIKEFGFCNGIENYAFHLELREKGSTPWTLFDFFGDDWLMVIDESHISVPQVKGMYNTDKSRKTTLVEYGFRLPSALENRPLNYDEFSNKSDQVIFVSATPNDEEIQLSNNEIIEQIVRPTGLLDPIVEIRPRLDQINDLMNELKIQKDKNERTFITVTTIKMAEDLTEYLKERNFKCAYIHNELKTLERSLILNDLRRGKYDCVVGINLLREGLDIPEVSLVCIFDADKPGYFRSDKALIQTIGRAARNQNGRVIMYADEMTKAMKIAVDETNRRREIQEKFNKDHKITPKTIIKPIYDDLKNKASHKQIEEVMRKTKVKGDKFIKMIEDLRNEMLEAAKNQNYEHAASLRDLIIELETQQLSKSNK; the protein is encoded by the coding sequence ATGAATTTATCGTCTGATAAATTAGACAAAAACTATTACATGGCAGAGAAAAAATTTAAACTAGTTTCCAAAAATAAACCAGCTGGACACCAACCGGAAGCTATCAAACAACTTGTTGAAGGGGTCAACAAAAATAAGAAATACCAAACCTTACTAGGTGCTACCGGTACAGGAAAAACCTTTACTATTGCCAATGTAATAGAAAAAACCCAAAAAAAGACATTAATCCTAGCCCACAACAAGACACTAGCAGCGCAACTATATTTAGAATTCAAAGAATTATTTCCTAATAACGCCGTTGAATATTTTGTTTCTTACTTCGATTTTTACCAACCTGAAGCTTACATTCCAAGAACGGATATGTATATCGAAAAGAGTTCAGTTACGAATGATGAAATCGAAATGTTAAGATTAGCAACACTAAACTCTTTATCAACGAGAAATGATGTAATTGTTGTTGCTTCTGTAGCTTGTATTTATCCCGCTGCTAATCCCGAAGATTTCGATATTTACCGCATAATTTTAAAAGTTGGTAATACTTTAAAGCTCTCAGATCTTAAAGAAAATTTAGTTAGATTAAATTACGCAAGAAGCACAGAATGTAACGAACCAGGAACATTTAGAATCAAAGGAGATGTTGTTGATATCTTTCCTGGTTATGTGAATGATCACATCATTAGATTAAGTTTTTTTGGTGATGAATTAGAAGAAATCAGAAAGATTCATCCAACCGATAGTAGTGTTATTCAAAAATACACTTCTTATGTTTTAGGTCCTGCTAATGAATATATCCTAAATTTTGAACGTAAAGATACTGCTATTAAAAGAATTCAAGAAGAATTGATGTTTAGAGTTCAAGATTTTAAAAATCAACAGAAACTTGTAGAAGCTCAAAGACTTCAACAAAGAACGGAATATGATATCGATGCGATTAAAGAATTTGGATTCTGTAACGGTATCGAAAACTACGCATTCCATTTAGAATTACGCGAAAAAGGTTCGACTCCATGAACACTATTTGATTTCTTCGGTGATGATTGATTAATGGTAATCGATGAATCACATATTTCCGTCCCACAAGTTAAGGGAATGTATAACACTGATAAATCTAGAAAAACAACTTTAGTCGAGTATGGTTTTAGATTGCCTTCAGCATTAGAAAATCGCCCCTTAAATTACGATGAATTTAGCAATAAATCAGATCAAGTAATATTTGTTTCAGCTACTCCTAATGATGAAGAGATTCAACTATCTAATAATGAAATTATTGAACAAATAGTTCGACCTACAGGTCTATTGGATCCAATCGTTGAAATCAGACCAAGATTAGATCAGATTAATGATCTAATGAATGAATTAAAAATTCAAAAAGATAAAAATGAACGTACATTTATTACAGTTACGACAATTAAGATGGCAGAAGATCTAACTGAATATCTAAAAGAACGTAACTTCAAATGTGCTTATATTCACAACGAATTAAAAACTTTAGAACGATCATTAATACTTAATGATCTAAGAAGAGGTAAGTACGATTGCGTTGTCGGTATCAATCTATTACGTGAAGGATTAGATATTCCAGAAGTTTCATTAGTATGTATTTTTGACGCTGATAAACCTGGATATTTCAGAAGTGATAAAGCATTAATTCAAACAATAGGTAGAGCTGCGCGTAATCAAAACGGTCGCGTGATCATGTATGCTGATGAAATGACTAAAGCAATGAAGATCGCTGTTGATGAAACTAATCGTAGACGTGAGATTCAAGAGAAGTTTAATAAAGATCATAAGATCACACCCAAAACAATTATTAAGCCAATTTATGATGATTTAAAAAACAAAGCATCACATAAACAAATTGAAGAAGTGATGCGCAAAACCAAAGTTAAAGGCGATAAGTTTATCAAGATGATTGAAGATCTAAGAAACGAAATGCTTGAAGCTGCTAAAAACCAAAACTACGAACACGCAGCTAGTTTAAGAGATTTAATCATTGAGTTAGAAACTCAACAACTAAGTAAAAGTAATAAATAG
- the pstB gene encoding phosphate ABC transporter ATP-binding protein PstB encodes MHKKIDPQIKESYLKKKAEYKEKIKELIHQKKELLSTDNKDELIKINEKIKRYKILYKNKDPNLIHFKDDYNFDNIFEIDNYNLWYSNKTKHALKDINLGIKKNRVTALIGPSGCGKSTFIRSLNRMHDLTDGVSKTGSIFFLSKNIYSKTLPELELRSKVGMVFQKPTPFSLSIYENIAYALKSHGIKDKAKIDQIVKESLEGAALWDDVKDSLFQSAHGLSGGQQQRLSIARAIALKPEVLLMDEPTSALDPIATNKIEQLIHQLKKSYSIVIVTHSMAQAQRISDETVFFYEGKVLEHGTTKQIFTQPKNERTKDYIAGRIG; translated from the coding sequence ATGCATAAGAAAATTGACCCTCAGATTAAGGAATCTTACCTTAAAAAGAAGGCTGAATATAAAGAAAAGATTAAGGAATTAATTCATCAAAAAAAAGAGTTGTTATCAACAGATAATAAAGATGAATTAATCAAAATCAACGAGAAAATTAAAAGATATAAGATCTTATACAAAAACAAAGATCCTAATTTAATTCATTTTAAGGATGACTATAATTTTGATAATATCTTTGAAATCGATAATTACAATTTGTGGTATTCAAATAAAACAAAACATGCTTTAAAAGATATTAATCTAGGGATTAAGAAAAATAGAGTTACCGCGTTGATCGGACCAAGTGGTTGTGGGAAATCTACTTTTATTCGTTCGCTTAACCGAATGCATGATTTAACTGATGGGGTATCTAAAACTGGTAGCATCTTTTTCTTATCCAAAAACATTTATTCTAAGACTTTACCTGAATTAGAACTTCGTTCTAAAGTGGGAATGGTTTTTCAAAAACCCACTCCGTTTTCTTTATCAATTTATGAGAATATTGCTTATGCATTAAAATCTCATGGAATTAAGGATAAAGCCAAGATCGATCAGATCGTTAAAGAATCTTTAGAAGGTGCAGCGTTATGAGATGATGTCAAAGACAGTTTATTTCAATCAGCTCACGGATTATCTGGTGGACAACAACAAAGATTATCAATTGCTAGAGCAATTGCACTAAAACCTGAAGTTTTATTAATGGACGAACCCACTTCAGCGCTTGACCCAATTGCAACAAATAAAATTGAACAATTAATTCATCAACTAAAAAAGAGTTATTCAATCGTTATCGTAACTCACTCGATGGCCCAAGCTCAAAGAATAAGTGATGAAACCGTCTTCTTTTATGAAGGTAAAGTGTTAGAACACGGAACAACTAAACAGATATTCACCCAACCTAAGAATGAAAGAACTAAAGATTATATTGCTGGAAGGATCGGCTAA
- the nrdE gene encoding class 1b ribonucleoside-diphosphate reductase subunit alpha, giving the protein MSDSFKEANGYLAYNAMSKLDEGKNSALNDAKAVALYMQVHVKPRTKKFDSIHDRMDFLIKNDFYEKEVVENVSKEQLEELYAVIKEFDHEFPSFMGAFKFYNSYCLKSNDGKEFYETYSERCLMNALFLGGKNFENVKNILIEILSGRFQPATPTFLNAGKKQRGEYVSCYLLRVEDNMESIGRAVVTSLQLSKRGGGVALCLTNLREFGAPIKNIEGQASGVIPVMKILEDSFSYANQLGQRPGVGAAYLHAHHPDVMVFLDSKRENADEKIRIKSLALGLVVPDITFELAKNNEQMALFSPYDVQREYGKPFSDIKVTEEYHNMVNNPRIKKTYISARKFFQTIAELHFESGYPYLLFDDTVNNRNPNAGRIVMSNLCSEIVQSSTSTEYNEDLSIKQLGQDISCNLASVNIDKMMRSGERFEDSIYYAIKSLDHVSRSANLDCAPSIKNGNANNHALGLGAMNLHGFLATHEIYYNSPEALEFTDFFFYTLAYYAFKASNRLAVEHKQTYANFKTSKYADGSYFDKYTKCDPNTYVIKNPKIQEIFSNYKIKVPTQADWIALTEEIKRTGLANAHLLAIAPTGSISYLSSCTPSLQPVVAPVEVRKEGKIGRVYSLAYKLNENNYKYYKDGAYELGPNPYIDICAQAQKHVDQAISLTLFMNDDATTRDLNKAYIRAYKSKCASVYYVRIRQNVLEDSENLDWAKEQASTVDCEACQI; this is encoded by the coding sequence ATGAGCGATAGTTTCAAAGAAGCTAACGGATATTTGGCATACAATGCAATGAGTAAACTAGATGAGGGTAAAAACTCAGCATTAAATGATGCCAAAGCTGTTGCACTTTATATGCAAGTGCATGTTAAACCAAGAACTAAGAAGTTTGATTCGATTCATGATCGAATGGATTTCTTAATTAAGAATGATTTCTATGAAAAAGAAGTTGTTGAAAACGTTAGCAAGGAACAACTTGAAGAACTATACGCTGTGATCAAGGAATTTGATCATGAATTCCCTTCTTTTATGGGAGCTTTTAAGTTTTATAACTCTTATTGTTTAAAGAGTAATGATGGAAAAGAGTTTTATGAAACTTACAGCGAACGTTGTTTAATGAACGCGTTATTCTTAGGTGGTAAGAATTTTGAAAACGTTAAGAATATCTTAATTGAAATCCTATCAGGACGCTTTCAACCAGCTACTCCAACATTCTTAAATGCTGGTAAGAAACAACGTGGTGAATACGTTTCATGTTATCTACTACGTGTAGAAGATAACATGGAATCGATTGGTCGTGCAGTTGTTACATCATTACAACTATCTAAACGTGGTGGTGGTGTAGCACTTTGTTTAACCAATTTAAGAGAGTTTGGTGCACCTATTAAAAACATCGAAGGACAAGCTTCTGGTGTTATTCCCGTAATGAAGATCCTTGAAGACTCATTTTCATATGCAAACCAACTAGGTCAAAGACCTGGTGTTGGTGCCGCTTACTTACACGCTCATCACCCTGATGTAATGGTATTCTTGGATTCTAAACGTGAAAACGCAGATGAAAAGATCCGTATTAAATCATTAGCTCTAGGATTAGTTGTTCCTGATATTACATTTGAATTAGCTAAAAATAACGAACAAATGGCGTTATTCTCACCTTATGATGTACAAAGAGAATATGGTAAACCTTTCTCAGACATCAAAGTAACTGAAGAATACCACAACATGGTTAATAACCCTAGAATTAAAAAGACGTACATCTCAGCACGTAAGTTCTTCCAAACTATTGCTGAATTACACTTTGAATCTGGATATCCTTACTTATTATTTGATGATACGGTTAATAACCGTAACCCTAATGCTGGACGTATCGTGATGTCAAATCTATGTTCTGAGATCGTTCAAAGTTCAACTTCAACTGAATATAACGAAGACTTATCAATTAAACAATTAGGACAAGATATTTCGTGTAACTTAGCTTCAGTTAACATTGATAAAATGATGCGTTCAGGTGAACGTTTTGAAGATTCAATTTATTACGCAATTAAATCATTAGATCACGTTTCTAGAAGTGCTAATTTAGATTGTGCTCCTTCGATTAAAAACGGTAATGCTAATAACCATGCACTAGGATTAGGTGCAATGAATTTACATGGATTCTTAGCAACTCATGAAATTTATTACAATTCTCCTGAAGCTCTTGAATTTACTGACTTCTTCTTCTATACATTAGCTTATTATGCTTTCAAAGCATCTAATCGTTTAGCTGTTGAACACAAGCAAACTTATGCAAACTTTAAAACATCTAAATATGCAGATGGTTCTTACTTTGATAAATACACTAAGTGCGATCCTAATACTTATGTAATTAAGAATCCTAAGATTCAAGAAATCTTTAGTAACTACAAAATTAAAGTTCCAACTCAAGCAGATTGAATAGCTCTTACTGAAGAGATTAAAAGAACCGGTTTAGCTAATGCACACTTATTAGCAATCGCTCCTACTGGAAGTATCTCTTATTTATCTTCTTGTACACCATCTCTTCAACCAGTTGTAGCACCAGTTGAGGTTCGTAAGGAAGGTAAAATTGGTAGAGTTTATTCATTAGCTTACAAACTAAATGAAAATAACTATAAATACTACAAAGACGGTGCTTACGAATTAGGTCCTAATCCTTATATTGATATATGTGCTCAAGCTCAAAAACACGTAGACCAAGCAATCTCATTAACTTTATTTATGAATGATGATGCTACTACTAGAGATCTAAATAAAGCTTACATTAGAGCTTACAAATCTAAATGTGCATCTGTGTATTATGTAAGAATCAGACAAAATGTTTTAGAAGATTCTGAAAACTTAGATTGAGCTAAAGAACAAGCTAGCACAGTTGATTGTGAAGCTTGCCAAATCTAG
- the nrdI gene encoding class Ib ribonucleoside-diphosphate reductase assembly flavoprotein NrdI — translation MEEKLKLNVPKRKPEGEIRVVYFSSVTENTKKFCDKLGLPATRIPIKQDEEIEVDFDYVLICPTYAGGLDDFKGAVPKQVIKFLNKEQNRNHCVAVVASGNTNFGETFGLAGHVLREKLHVPLLHIFELIGTKYDEELVRQRIHKLWNWEE, via the coding sequence ATGGAAGAAAAACTGAAACTAAACGTTCCTAAAAGAAAACCAGAAGGAGAAATACGAGTTGTTTATTTCTCAAGTGTTACTGAAAATACGAAAAAGTTTTGTGACAAATTAGGATTGCCTGCAACAAGAATACCAATCAAACAAGATGAAGAAATTGAAGTTGATTTCGATTACGTATTAATTTGTCCAACCTATGCTGGGGGATTAGATGACTTCAAAGGTGCTGTTCCTAAACAAGTAATCAAATTCTTAAATAAGGAGCAAAACCGAAATCACTGTGTGGCGGTTGTAGCTAGTGGTAATACCAATTTTGGTGAAACCTTTGGACTAGCAGGTCACGTTCTTAGAGAGAAGTTGCATGTCCCATTGTTACACATTTTTGAATTAATCGGAACTAAGTATGATGAAGAACTAGTTCGCCAACGAATACATAAATTGTGAAATTGGGAAGAATAA
- a CDS encoding substrate-binding domain-containing protein, giving the protein MSSCSLNFVVINTRGSSSVQPFMDALSALYAKYEPVEISVQAGGSTAGITSVLDGTSNIGNASRSPRTQVIDNPLLARLWEDLKIKTVTLAKDAIAIIYKKPANTSSNDFYVDSNNISRLYDAFAGFESVPLSDFYFGNQEIPNDQIIPFARSGAASVSGTAEAFLHNSNLIRQRDLNKLTLDALRGRIDYGNNTITTGESNVETYNFFKTNARFVGSMTYLSLGFILNNLEMIKNDGFDILNYKINDQLIVPSIETVSNGEYRWVRPYNSVFSLSNEVDNRLDSIKQFIKFILFPSADVKKQVDKIYEQQGLILLTDNELKQMFLLNDQLSNLSAQELIANHENLFWVSDFSFDPVKFGVEF; this is encoded by the coding sequence ATGAGTTCATGTTCATTAAATTTTGTTGTTATTAATACGAGAGGTTCATCATCAGTGCAACCTTTTATGGATGCGCTTTCAGCATTGTATGCTAAATATGAACCTGTTGAGATTTCAGTCCAAGCTGGAGGATCAACTGCAGGTATTACTAGTGTCTTAGATGGAACATCTAATATTGGTAATGCTTCAAGAAGTCCTAGAACACAAGTTATAGATAATCCATTGCTAGCTCGGCTATGAGAAGATCTTAAGATTAAAACTGTAACTTTAGCTAAAGACGCAATTGCGATTATTTATAAAAAACCAGCAAATACATCAAGTAACGATTTTTATGTTGATTCAAATAATATCAGCAGGCTTTATGATGCATTTGCTGGTTTTGAGTCTGTTCCATTATCAGATTTTTACTTCGGTAATCAAGAGATACCAAATGATCAAATTATTCCTTTTGCGCGATCGGGTGCAGCTTCAGTTTCTGGAACAGCTGAAGCGTTTTTACATAACTCTAATCTAATTAGACAACGTGATCTAAATAAACTAACCTTAGATGCACTTAGGGGAAGAATAGATTATGGTAACAACACGATCACCACAGGTGAATCAAATGTTGAGACCTATAATTTCTTTAAAACTAATGCTAGATTTGTAGGTTCAATGACTTATTTATCATTAGGTTTTATTCTTAATAATCTAGAAATGATTAAGAATGATGGGTTTGACATCTTAAACTATAAGATAAACGATCAATTGATCGTTCCATCAATTGAAACAGTAAGTAATGGAGAATATCGTTGAGTTAGACCTTATAACTCGGTATTTTCATTATCAAATGAGGTTGATAACAGACTTGATTCAATTAAACAATTCATTAAATTTATTTTATTTCCATCTGCTGATGTTAAGAAGCAGGTTGATAAGATTTATGAACAACAAGGATTAATTTTATTAACAGATAACGAATTAAAACAGATGTTTTTACTTAATGACCAATTAAGCAATCTGTCTGCGCAAGAACTGATTGCAAATCACGAAAATTTATTCTGGGTTAGTGACTTCTCATTCGATCCAGTTAAATTTGGGGTTGAATTCTAA
- the pstA gene encoding phosphate ABC transporter permease PstA has product MLNTNKFNQFKKARSKLFHSISFAAAWLFAIAFLGIFSFIFYKSIPGWESYGKSIFRLDFNLVQNKAGIWAPLSVTLFVTFVSLLIAAPIGVNTAIFIKFRLKEKWRKTFRIIINILAGIPSVVFGLFAANSLGYFVQKIFDTRTSWNLITAIIMLTFMIIPTVVAMSYNSLDSVDMSILSASIALGTTKTRSIYKIFKNEAKNGIYVSLLIAFSRAISESMALNFILTSQNFNIVGHTPFSDFIQSGLKTIGAIISYNFFAENGSENLRSVLYLFGIILFIFTIIINILVLFINKSSTKKKYPWAIKVETFIANIIRFIPNKISKSIVYLINLNQRSASYYKVHKNTIRIKAYDYWKQTVEFICMIICVGFILWISLYTFYHGFIAVFSPDQTITSFAANSTGRATVNTLVIIFFGILISFPISLFIAIYVNEYARNNKAKTIILFFIDALGSTPSILFGIFGLTFFIQTLGLAIGGRSSNSMIAGILTISLVIMPAFIRMLQQALASVPNSTREASYALGISRSQTILRIILPQVIEHILSSIILSISRILAETAPLYITAGLSSANHFSLGLWGQTLTVRIYSQLFSTQANAQNIMFESAFMSILLIFFFILISNLLIPYLFNNKYRIAIWWDNLKTKRKNKKDNLNYA; this is encoded by the coding sequence ATGTTAAATACAAACAAATTTAATCAATTTAAAAAAGCAAGAAGTAAACTGTTTCATTCAATCTCATTTGCTGCAGCATGATTGTTTGCCATTGCTTTTTTAGGGATCTTTTCTTTTATTTTTTATAAGTCGATTCCTGGATGAGAATCTTATGGGAAAAGTATTTTTAGATTAGATTTTAATCTAGTTCAAAATAAGGCTGGGATTTGAGCGCCGTTGTCTGTAACGTTATTCGTTACTTTTGTGTCGTTGTTGATTGCTGCACCAATAGGTGTGAATACAGCGATCTTTATCAAATTTAGATTAAAAGAAAAATGAAGAAAAACCTTCAGGATTATTATTAATATTTTGGCTGGTATTCCTTCAGTTGTTTTTGGATTGTTTGCTGCTAATTCATTAGGTTATTTTGTTCAAAAGATATTTGATACAAGAACATCTTGAAACTTAATTACAGCAATCATCATGTTAACGTTCATGATCATACCAACAGTTGTAGCAATGAGCTACAACTCTCTTGATAGCGTTGATATGAGTATTTTGTCAGCTTCGATTGCGCTTGGTACTACTAAGACAAGATCGATCTATAAGATCTTTAAAAACGAAGCTAAAAACGGAATTTATGTGTCATTACTAATTGCTTTTTCACGAGCAATTAGTGAATCAATGGCACTAAACTTTATCTTAACTTCTCAGAACTTTAATATTGTCGGACACACTCCGTTTAGTGATTTCATTCAATCTGGATTAAAAACAATTGGGGCAATCATTTCATATAACTTCTTTGCTGAAAATGGTTCTGAAAATTTAAGAAGTGTCTTATATTTATTCGGAATTATCTTATTCATCTTTACGATTATTATTAACATCTTAGTGTTGTTTATTAATAAGAGTTCAACAAAGAAGAAATATCCTTGAGCAATAAAAGTTGAAACTTTTATTGCTAACATTATTCGTTTTATTCCTAATAAGATTAGTAAATCTATTGTTTATCTAATTAACCTTAATCAAAGATCAGCTAGTTATTATAAAGTTCATAAGAATACGATCAGAATTAAAGCTTATGATTATTGAAAACAAACAGTCGAATTCATCTGTATGATAATCTGTGTTGGATTCATCTTATGAATTTCACTTTACACTTTTTATCATGGGTTTATTGCAGTATTTAGTCCTGACCAAACGATAACATCGTTTGCAGCAAATTCAACTGGAAGAGCTACTGTTAATACTTTAGTAATTATCTTTTTTGGAATCTTAATCTCATTTCCAATTTCATTATTTATTGCAATCTATGTCAATGAATATGCAAGAAATAATAAAGCTAAAACGATCATTTTATTCTTTATCGACGCTTTAGGTTCTACTCCCTCAATCTTATTTGGAATCTTTGGTTTAACGTTCTTTATTCAAACCTTAGGTTTAGCAATCGGGGGAAGAAGTTCAAACTCAATGATTGCAGGTATTCTTACAATCTCATTGGTTATCATGCCAGCATTCATCAGAATGTTACAACAAGCTTTAGCTTCGGTTCCTAATTCAACACGTGAAGCTTCTTACGCGCTAGGTATTTCACGATCACAAACCATTTTAAGGATTATCTTACCTCAGGTAATCGAACATATTTTAAGTAGTATCATCTTATCAATCTCACGTATTTTAGCTGAAACAGCACCACTGTATATAACAGCTGGTTTATCATCAGCCAACCACTTTAGTTTAGGTCTATGAGGACAAACTCTTACTGTAAGAATTTATAGTCAACTTTTCTCAACTCAAGCTAATGCACAAAACATTATGTTTGAATCAGCTTTCATGTCGATTCTTTTAATCTTTTTCTTTATCTTAATAAGTAACTTATTAATTCCTTATTTATTTAATAATAAGTACAGGATAGCGATCTGGTGGGATAACTTAAAAACTAAAAGAAAGAATAAAAAAGATAACTTAAATTATGCATAA